A single window of Coffea eugenioides isolate CCC68of chromosome 7, Ceug_1.0, whole genome shotgun sequence DNA harbors:
- the LOC113777045 gene encoding cytochrome P450 CYP736A12-like — MSSAFIWTTFILVAAVLLLDSLWRKKKNKKLPPSPRGLPILGHLHLLGKNPHHDFHKLSKQHGPIMHLRFGFVSNIIVSSPHAAEQFLKTYDLVFASRPPHEAAKYISFGQRNLSFGQYGPYWRNMRKLCTLNLLSNLKINSFQSMRMQELELLLESLKQAASNCDVVDISAEVAALNANMSCLMVLGKKYADKEFDERGFKAVIKEGMQLSATPNVGDYYPYLGVLDIQGLTRRMKAIGKVFDEFFEKIIDEHEQYANQTRQVDDFVYTMLALMKSGETEFQFDRRHVKAILLDMLAGSMDTSATVVEWIMAELLKNPRVMKKVQQELDEKVGLNRMVEESDLDNLRYLDMVVKEALRLHPVAPLLIPHAAIEDCTVDGFHIPKDSRVIINVWAIGRDPNAWSDPDMFIPERFIGNSIDIRGHDFQLLPFGSGRRGCPGIQLGLTVVRLLVAQLVHCFTWELPNGMLPSELDMTEEFGLVVTRAKHLMAVPTYRLSK, encoded by the exons atgTCTTCAGCCTTCATCTGGACAACTTTCATACTAGTTGCAGCTGTTCTTCTCCTCGATTCATTgtggagaaagaaaaagaacaagaaattgCCTCCTAGTCCAAGAGGCCTTCCTATTCTAGGACATCTTCATCTTTTGGGGAAAAATCCTCACCATGATTTCCATAAGCTGTCCAAGCAACATGGCCCTATCATGCATTTACGTTTCGGATTTGTATCAAACATCATTGTTTCATCTCCTCATGCGGCTGAGCAATTCCTGAAAACATATGATCTTGTTTTTGCTAGTAGGCCACCTCATGAGGCTGCTAAATATATCAGTTTTGGGCAAAGAAACCTATCCTTTGGGCAGTATGGTCCATATTGGCGCAACATGCGTAAATTATGCACCTTAAATTTGCTTAGTAACCTTAAGATCAATTCATTTCAGTCTATGAGAATGCAAGAGCTTGAATTGCTTTTGGAATCACTCAAACAGGCTGCTAGTAATTGCGACGTTGTTGATATTAGTGCTGAAGTTGCTGCTCTGAACGCTAACATGAGTTGCTTGATGGTCCTTGGGAAGAAGTATGCTGACAAGGAATTTGACGAGAGAGGCTTCAAAGCTGTTATTAAAGAGGGGATGCAATTATCTGCAACACCTAATGTTGGAGATTACTATCCTTATCTCGGAGTACTTGACATTCAAGGCTTGACCAGGAGAATGAAGGCTATTGGCAAAGTTTTTGATGAATTCTTTGAGAAGATTATTGATGAACATGAGCAATATGCAAACCAAACTAGGCAGGTAGATGACTTTGTCTACACCATGTTGGCCCTCATGAAATCAGGAGAAACTGAATTCCAATTTGATCGCCGCCACGTCAAAGCCATTTTGTTG GACATGCTTGCAGGATCAATGGACACTTCAGCTACAGTTGTTGAATGGATAATGGCAGAACTCCTGAAAAACCCCCGAGTAATGAAGAAAGTCCAGCAAGAGTTGGATGAAAAAGTAGGCCTAAACAGGATGGTCGAGGAATCAGACTTGGACAACCTAAGATACTTAGACATGGTTGTAAAGGAAGCACTAAGGCTTCATCCTGTGGCACCATTACTAATCCCTCATGCAGCCATTGAAGATTGCACTGTTGATGGTTTCCACATACCGAAAGATTCACGAGTAATTATCAATGTTTGGGCAATCGGGAGAGATCCAAATGCGTGGTCTGATCCTGACATGTTTATACCAGAAAGGTTCATTGGGAACAGTATAGATATAAGAGGACATGATTTCCAGCTTCTTCCCTTCGGCTCAGGTAGAAGAGGTTGCCCTGGAATTCAACTGGGGCTCACTGTAGTTCGTCTTCTAGTGGCACAATTAGTCCATTGTTTCACTTGGGAACTTCCGAATGGAATGCTGCCTTCAGAGCTGGACATGACCGAGGAATTTGGCCTTGTAGTGACAAGGGCGAAGCATCTGATGGCTGTTCCAACCTATCGATTGAGCAAATAA